A part of Blastopirellula marina genomic DNA contains:
- the infB gene encoding translation initiation factor IF-2, whose translation MPIRIYALAKELQVDSKQLVDICNRAGVTGKGSALASLDDDELVKVKAFLNKDSGGDDSRRGSQGRSTIDEPIRPERPVQPSKPKQIRTLGGPLSGRGRGKDDSSHEPEESELAASVATEEEDSPATEADEVVTTNEVEAEAPSTPVEETSEPTSSEPTEKEEAPVAESKPEAEQAESKSEDKDEAEPSSEQATHKDAPVRGIRRGDYIAIGSQRKVRTLGAGGSGPKKQEDDRNKGREKPKPKKAGPVVKIAKMPTAPAPKQTVEKKEPAAQKPIMQLPKEAIKGAKKGQKAPLEEFTKLHEKKRKSKDRKSVADIDDVAEVRETEEGTPRGKKGKGKSTGMAGMAGSRDARTQGRKRNRNVGSVDGGDDGEIRGRRSRPRREKSSNKVSTAAPRKTDIALELPCTLREFSEATGLPVQSVQRTLMGLGQMVTINASLDAETAELLCAEHGIDLKIKEPESIEDTLLNHIEDMVDSDADLVERPPVVTFLGHVDHGKTSLLDKIIGLDVVSGEAGGITQHIRAYIVDKGDKKISFVDTPGHEAFTEMRARGANVTDIAVLIVAADDGVMPQTEEAISHAKAAEVPIIVALNKMDVPGANPDKALQQLSQHGLLPAEWGGDVEVVKTSAITGEGVDTLLETILLTSEIHEYKANPKRQAVGVCLEAEQESDRGVLAKLIVNNGTLKVGDVVVCGSTFGRVKAMYDTLNPRVRLEEAPPSTPVNVTGFDEAPAAGERFYVLDDIADAREIAEMRSHRSREQQLGGHTVKISFEDFQARLQSGNLAGDEAGIVYLNIILRADTRGSIEAIQKELDKLDHPEVKVRVMQATVGGVTVADVTLASASDAVIVAFNVIPDEAARSLADDRGVEVRRYDIIYKVTEDIKMLLEGRLRPESRVTELGRALVQRTFTVSRIGTIAGCRVLGGIIERNCRIRVNRDGRGIGDYPLDSLKREKDDVKEVREGYECGIKLGGFNDIKEGDILEAFKVEEFARTLES comes from the coding sequence TCAGGGGCGGTCTACGATTGACGAGCCCATCCGCCCTGAGCGTCCTGTTCAACCGTCGAAGCCAAAACAGATCCGCACCTTAGGCGGGCCTCTTTCTGGCCGCGGTCGAGGTAAGGACGATTCGTCTCACGAACCAGAGGAATCGGAATTGGCAGCATCTGTTGCAACTGAGGAAGAAGATTCGCCGGCTACCGAAGCCGACGAAGTGGTGACCACCAACGAGGTGGAAGCTGAAGCACCTTCGACTCCGGTGGAAGAGACCTCCGAGCCGACTTCGTCCGAGCCCACCGAGAAGGAAGAAGCCCCGGTCGCTGAGTCGAAGCCAGAGGCTGAACAGGCCGAGTCCAAGTCAGAAGATAAGGACGAAGCGGAGCCTTCCAGCGAACAGGCCACCCACAAAGACGCGCCAGTCCGCGGTATTCGTCGCGGCGACTACATCGCAATCGGCTCGCAGCGTAAGGTTCGAACCTTGGGTGCCGGCGGAAGTGGTCCCAAAAAGCAAGAGGACGATCGTAACAAAGGCCGCGAAAAGCCAAAGCCGAAGAAAGCTGGCCCGGTCGTTAAGATCGCTAAGATGCCTACGGCTCCTGCTCCGAAGCAGACGGTCGAAAAGAAAGAACCGGCCGCCCAAAAGCCGATCATGCAGCTGCCTAAGGAGGCCATTAAAGGGGCCAAGAAGGGGCAGAAGGCACCGCTCGAAGAATTTACCAAGCTGCACGAGAAGAAACGCAAATCTAAGGATCGCAAGTCGGTTGCTGACATCGATGATGTGGCAGAAGTTCGCGAAACCGAAGAAGGCACTCCACGCGGTAAAAAGGGTAAAGGTAAGTCGACTGGTATGGCTGGGATGGCCGGCAGTCGCGACGCCCGAACTCAAGGTCGTAAACGCAACCGCAACGTTGGTTCCGTCGATGGCGGAGACGACGGTGAAATCCGTGGACGTCGCTCGCGGCCGCGTCGTGAGAAGTCGAGTAATAAGGTCTCGACCGCCGCACCGCGCAAGACCGATATTGCTCTCGAATTGCCTTGCACGCTACGAGAATTCTCGGAAGCGACTGGGCTACCAGTTCAGTCAGTTCAGCGGACGCTGATGGGCTTGGGCCAAATGGTGACCATCAACGCCAGCCTCGACGCTGAAACGGCCGAGCTGCTGTGTGCGGAACATGGCATCGATCTCAAGATCAAAGAACCAGAATCGATCGAAGATACGCTCCTCAATCACATCGAGGATATGGTCGATTCGGACGCAGACCTCGTGGAACGACCACCAGTCGTCACCTTCTTGGGACACGTCGACCACGGTAAAACCTCGTTGCTCGACAAGATTATCGGTCTCGATGTCGTGTCTGGCGAAGCGGGCGGTATTACCCAGCACATTCGTGCCTACATCGTGGACAAGGGGGACAAGAAGATCTCCTTCGTCGACACGCCTGGCCACGAAGCATTTACCGAAATGCGTGCTCGTGGTGCGAACGTTACTGATATCGCCGTCCTTATTGTGGCCGCCGACGACGGTGTGATGCCACAAACGGAAGAAGCGATCAGTCACGCCAAGGCGGCTGAAGTGCCGATCATCGTGGCGTTGAACAAGATGGACGTTCCTGGTGCGAACCCGGACAAGGCCCTCCAACAACTTTCGCAACATGGTTTGTTGCCAGCAGAATGGGGTGGTGATGTCGAAGTGGTGAAGACCAGCGCCATTACGGGCGAAGGGGTCGATACCTTACTGGAAACGATCTTGCTGACGTCCGAAATCCACGAGTACAAAGCCAACCCAAAACGCCAAGCAGTTGGTGTCTGTTTAGAAGCCGAACAGGAATCGGATCGCGGTGTTTTGGCAAAGCTGATCGTCAACAACGGTACGCTCAAGGTTGGTGACGTTGTGGTTTGTGGTTCGACCTTTGGTCGTGTCAAAGCCATGTACGACACACTCAATCCACGCGTTCGCTTGGAAGAAGCTCCCCCTTCGACTCCAGTCAACGTGACTGGTTTTGACGAAGCTCCGGCAGCTGGGGAACGTTTCTACGTTCTCGACGACATTGCCGATGCTCGCGAAATCGCTGAAATGCGTTCGCACCGTTCCCGCGAACAGCAACTAGGCGGTCATACCGTCAAGATCTCGTTCGAGGACTTCCAGGCTCGCTTGCAGTCGGGCAACCTGGCTGGCGACGAAGCAGGCATTGTTTACCTCAACATCATTCTGCGTGCGGACACGCGTGGTTCGATCGAAGCTATCCAGAAAGAGCTGGACAAACTCGATCACCCAGAAGTCAAGGTTCGCGTGATGCAGGCCACCGTTGGTGGTGTCACTGTGGCGGACGTGACCCTTGCTTCAGCCTCAGATGCGGTGATCGTGGCGTTCAATGTGATTCCAGATGAAGCTGCTCGTAGCCTGGCAGATGATCGGGGCGTCGAAGTTCGTCGTTACGATATCATCTACAAGGTGACCGAAGATATCAAAATGCTGCTCGAAGGACGTTTGCGTCCCGAATCGCGTGTTACCGAACTGGGACGTGCGTTGGTGCAGCGAACCTTCACCGTCAGCCGCATCGGTACGATTGCCGGTTGCCGAGTGTTGGGTGGTATCATCGAACGAAACTGCCGTATTCGTGTAAATCGCGACGGACGTGGCATCGGCGACTATCCGCTCGATTCGCTCAAGCGTGAAAAGGACGACGTCAAGGAAGTTCGCGAAGGCTACGAGTGTGGTATCAAACTCGGTGGCTTCAACGACATCAAGGAAGGGGACATCTTAGAAGCATTCAAGGTCGAGGAATTTGCTCGAACTTTGGAAAGCTAA